A region from the Spea bombifrons isolate aSpeBom1 chromosome 7, aSpeBom1.2.pri, whole genome shotgun sequence genome encodes:
- the SLC4A3 gene encoding anion exchange protein 3: protein MRTIQEGDENEAKGDLIVRKESSSRNMRDSVGYEDFEEFVLNFDDYDLWESIKDHLTHPEENNSGLTLEEPQALRRQHGAKNRSSRKEASAIPPKLHWNKKRFDQGPHEVFVELNELVCDGVQEMQWKETARWIKFEEDVEQDTSRWGKPHIASLSFRSLLELRKTIAHGAVLLDLDQTTLPGIAQMVVESMVVSEQIRAIDRANVLRSLLLKHSHPNDGRDSHHPRNNPTASAGNHAIPGSPPKDPQVPQDPDNKQKATSCPEGHRVKHWKLMEKIPDNAEATVVLVGCVEFLAHPAMAFVRLNEAVLLESVLEVPIPVRFLFLLLGPTQSNMDYHEIGRSISTLMSDKVFHEAAYMAAERHDLLNAINEFLDCSMVLPPCEVQGKDLLRSIVTFQKDLLRKRKEREQRRSARENVAPKITGQVSAGQVKQDDNEDGDNDGDNELDPLERSGFLFGGLVRDIRRRYVQYWSDIKDGLNSQCLAAALFIYFAALSPAITFGGLLGEKTQGLMGVSELIVCTSILGVIFSLLAAQPLLIIGFSGPLLVFEEAFFKFCQTQDIEYLTGRVWIGFWLILFILVMVAAEGSFLVRYISPFTQEIFAFLISLIFINETFYKLYKVFTDHPLLRTYPPGGSRTPAVGPRMQPNTALLSLILMSGTFLIAFFLRKFKNSRFLGGKARRVIGDFGIPISILVMVLLDYTITDTYTQKLNVPSGLSVTSPGKRGWFIHPLGSSRPFPLWMMFASAIPALLVFILIFMETQITTLIVSRKERQLQKGSGFHSDLLLIGSLGGLCALFGLPWLTATTVRSVTHVNALTLMSKTAPGERPRIAEVKEQRVTGVLISALVGLSIAMGEMLRQIPLAVLFGIFLYMGVTSLTGIQLFERLLLILMHPKHHPDHPYVVKVCTWRMHLFTCVQLSCIVILWVVKSSPVSLAFPFLLILTVPLRRFILPRFFHERELKALDSEDVEPNFDEDGQDEYNELHMPV, encoded by the exons ATGAGGACGATACAAGAAGGCGATGAAAACGAAGCCAAGGGAGACCTAATTGTCAGAAAAGAGAGCTCCAGCCGTAACATGAGAGACTCGGTAGGGTACGAGGACTTTGAAGAATTTGTCCTGAATTTTGATGATTATGATCTTTGGGAATCCATCAAAGACCATCTGACGCATCCCGAGGAGAACAACAGCG GTCTGACCCTGGAAGAGCCACAGGCCCTACGCAGACAACATGGGGCAAAGAACAGAAGCAGCCGGAAGGAAGCCTCCGCCATCCCCCCAAAGCTGCACTGGAACAAGAAGCGTTTTGATCAAGGACCCCACGAA gtctTTGTGGAGTTAAATGAGCTGGTCTGTGATGGAGTGCAGGAGATGCAGTGGAAAGAGACGGCCCGCTGGATAAAATTTGAGGAGGATGTGGAGCAGGACACATCTCGATGGGGGAAGCCTCATATCGCTTCTCTGTCTTTCCGTAGCCTTCTCGAGCTCAGAAAAACCATAGCACATG GAGCTGTCCTGCTGGATCTGGATCAAACAACTCTGCCAGGGATTGCGCAGATGGTGGTGGAGTCGATGGTAGTTTCCGAGCAGATCAGGGCAATTGATCGCGCCAATGTGCTGAGGTCCCTTTTGTTGAAGCACAG TCACCCCAATGACGGAAGAGATTCACATCACCCTCGAAACAATCCCACCGCTAGTGCCGGGAACCATGCTATACCTGGCAGTCCACCAAAAGACCCCCAAGTTCCTCAGGACCCTGACAATAAACAG AAAGCAACAAGCTGTCCGGAAGGGCATCGAGTTAAACACTGGAAGCTGATGGAGAAGATTCCAGATAATGCAGAGGCCACGGTTGTTCTTGTTG GTTGCGTAGAATTCCTGGCCCATCCCGCCATGGCTTTTGTCCGCCTGAATGAGGCTGTCCTACTAGAATCAGTCCTAGAGGTGCCGATCCCGGTCCGTTTCCTCTTTTTGTTGCTTGGCCCAACTCAATCTAATATGGACTACCATGAAATCGGACGCTCCATTTCTACTCTCATGTCGGACAAG GTCTTTCATGAAGCAGCATATATGGCAGCAGAACGCCATGACCTCCTCAACGCCATCAATGAGTTTCTAGACTGCAGTATGGTCCTTCCACCGTGTGAAGTCCAGGGCAAGGACTTGCTACGTTCCATCGTCACCTTTCAGAAGGACTTACTGAGAAAGAGGAAGGAGAGGGAGCAGCGGCGTTCGGCCAGGGAGAACGTAGCCCCGAAAATTACAGGACAAGTCTCTGCAG GTCAGGTGAAGCAAGACGATAACGAGGATGGTGATAACGATGGGGACAATGAACTGGATCCGCTGGAGCGGTCTGGATTCCTGTTTGGTGGCTTGGTCCGTGACATCCGCAGACGTTATGTCCAATATTGGAGCGACATTAAGGACGGTCTGAATAGCCAGTGTCTAGCGGCAGCTCTGTTTATCTATTTTGCGGCTCTATCACCGGCCATTACCTTTGGGGGTCTTCTAG GCGAGAAGACGCAGGGGCTGATGGGAGTGTCAGAGCTTATAGTCTGCACCTCGATTTTGGGGGTCATCTTCTCACTCCTCGCCGCTCAACCTCTGCTCATTATCGGGTTTTCTGGGCCTTTGCTTGTCTTCGAAGAGGCTTTTTTTAAG TTCTGTCAGACACAGGACATCGAGTACCTGACCGGCCGCGTCTGGATTGGTTTCTGGCTGATTCTGTTCATTCTGGTGATGGTGGCGGCTGAGGGCAGCTTCCTCGTTCGATATATCTCTCCGTTCACGCAGGAGATCTTTGCCTTCCTTATCTCCCTCATCTTCATCAATGAGACATTTTACAAGCTGTACAAG GTCTTCACCGACCACCCGTTGCTCAGAACCTACCCACCCGGGGGTAGCCGTACTCCTGCCGTGGGTCCAAGAATGCAGCCAAATACAGCCCTGCTATCTCTCATCCTTATGTCTGGAACTTTCCTCATCGCCTTCTTCCTACGCAAATTCAAGAACAGCCGTTTCCTTGGAGGAAAG GCACGGCGGGTTATCGGAGATTTCGGGATTCCCATATCTATCCTAGTAATGGTCTTACTTGATTATACGATAACTGACACGTACACTCAG AAACTGAATGTGCCGTCGGGGCTGTCGGTGACCTCTCCAGGAAAGCGTGGATGGTTTATACACCCGCTGGGGTCCTCACGTCCTTTCCCTCTCTGGATGATGTTTGCCTCAGCAATCCCAGCACTTTTGGTATTTATTCTCATCTTTATGGAAACACAGATCACCAC TTTGATTGTCAGCCGGAAGGAGAGGCAATTGCAGAAAGGTAGCGGGTTCCACTCGGACCTGCTGCTTATTGGGTCACTGGGCGGTCTGTGCGCCCTCTTTGGGTTACCTTGGCTGACGGCAACAACCGTGCGCTCTGTGACCCACGTCAACGCTTTGACTCTGATGAGCAAAACGGCACCGGGAGAAAGGCCGCGCATCGCAGAGGTCAAGGAGCAGAGAGTAACTGGAGTACTGATTTCGGCTCTAGTGG GTCTCTCGATAGCGATGGGCGAGATGTtgcggcagatcccgctggccGTGCTCTTTGGGATATTCCTGTACATGGGGGTCACGTCGCTTACCGGCATCCAGCTTTTTGAAAGACTTCTTCTTATTCTCATGCACCCCAAGCATCACCCTGACCACCCCTACGTCGTCAAG GTGTGCACGTGGAGGATGCACCTCTTCACCTGTGTTCAGCTCTCCTGTATCGTTATTCTCTGGGTCGTGAAGTCCTCTCCGGTGTCCCTGGCCTTTCCGTTCCTCCTCATTCTCACGGTTCCACTCAGACGCTTCATACTCCCCAGATTCTTCCACGAGAGAGAGCTGAAAGCC CTGGATTCCGAAGACGTCGAGCCGAACTTTGACGAAGACGGGCAGGATGAGTACAATGAGTTACACATGCCGGTCTGA
- the LOC128501893 gene encoding uncharacterized protein LOC128501893: MDRFYKPLREELGLFEEQVHQCRVDFDLQTLQRVLALLSEAHKTPLDSWRQIETLVQNGNILGGQGAQFRDYLSWLLSYVEYLRTMKTAFDDRIVFPLCDNLYVNDEGEVLSPNGLQLPLAPDNIAATARQLFHHRRSWALLLSSRNQGQAQQIQGASHSTLLLHRIPDIFEESLVTANLARHWVLLHETRHKNIVASPQDHLSREFHKDSPKERELWRESRVVADGSPEAQSQVKDTREYLMFLLWRAGRAEALELQVKETNHKVWSLLQDINETQKLEQENGAGSLEKMETLKRQLDLERFHQAILSSDWQLELEVRPSLIREIDAVRECCSQLEANLSPKKQDGEESPQDSVGVSSDTEWDSSSVFSHSSTRLSDAFTPR; this comes from the exons ATGGACCGGTTTTACAAGCCTTTACGAGAGGAGCTGGGCCTTTTTGAGGAGCAGGTTCACCAATGTCGCGTGGACTTTGACCTGCAGACCCTACAAAGAGTGCTAGCTCTGCTGTCTGAGGCTCACAAGACACCCCTGGACAGCTGGAGGCAAATAGAGACTCTTGTGCAGAATGGTAACATCTTGGGAGGCCAAGGAGCGCAGTTTCGAGATTACCTCTCCTGGCTTCTGTCCTACGTGGAGTATCTGCGTACGATGAAGACCGCTTTCGACGACCGCATTGTTTTTCCGCTTTGTGATAACTTGTATGTGAATGACGAGGGGGAGGTTTTATCACCTAACGGTTTGCAGCTTCCCCTCGCCCCGGACAACATTGCAGCTACTGCTCGGCAATTGTTTCACCATCGTAGAAGTTGGGCCCTTCTGTTGAGTTCTAGGAACCAGGGACAGGCCCAACAAATCCAAGGGGCATCTCACTCGACTCTTCTTCTACATCGTATCCCAGATATCTTCGAGGAGAGTCTGGTGACGGCTAACCTGGCGCGCCACTGGGTCCTCCTTCATGAAACCCGCCACAAAAACATTGTGGCTTCCCCCCAGGACCACCTGAGCCGTGAATTTCACAAGGACTCTCCCAAAGAGAGAGAGCTTTGGAGAGAGTCTCGGGTTGTGGCCGATGGTAGCCCAGAAGCCCAGTCTCAGGTAAAAGACACGAGGGAATACCTGATGTTTTTGCTCTGGAGAGCTGGGAGAGCCGAGGCTCTAGAATTACAGGTGAAGGAAACAAACCATAAAGTTTGGAGTCTTCTACAGGATATCAACGAGACACAAAAATTAGAGCAGGAGAACGGAGCGGGAAGTCTGGAGAAAATGGAGACGTTGAAAAGACAACTGGATCTAGAACGGTTCCACCAGGCAATTCTAAGCTCTGATTGGCAGCTAGAACTCGAGGTCCGCCCTTCGCTGATCCGAGAGATTGACGCG GTACGAGAATGCTGTAGCCAGCTGGAAGCTAACCTTAGCCCGAAGAAACAAGATGGCGAGGAATCCCCCCAGGACTCCGTGGGGGTATCTAGCGACACCGAGTGGGACAGCAGCTCTGTCTTCTCGCACTCCTCAACCCGCTTGTCAGACGCCTTCACTCCACGTTGA